One Setaria viridis chromosome 5, Setaria_viridis_v4.0, whole genome shotgun sequence genomic region harbors:
- the LOC117858091 gene encoding cyclin-L1-1: MIYTAIDTFYLTDEQLRDSPSRKDGIDEATETALRVYGCDLIQESGILLRLPQAVMATAQVLFHRFYCKKSFVRFSAKRVAASCVWLAGKLEESPRKSKHIIFVFHRMECRRENLPIEYLDVFSKKYSELRHDLIRTERHLLKEMGFICHVEHPHKFISNYLVTLEAPELTQEAWNLANDSLRTTLCVRFKSEVVACGVVYAAARRRGISLPEDPPWWTVFDADEAGIQEVCRVLAHLYSLPKSQYIPVYKDNDSFTIRTPDPQASKESPASAVASDKGTPVPSSSSQEKDSVTKAAPNKVKEKSDDEAKPLLAELNGKQDPAASSKSEKSELGVDRSRERERERSRGRDRDGRGRDSDRDSRGRDSDRERDRRRRSRERSSGHSDKEKSRRQSSRDRGDYYSSHSSREKDRHRHH, translated from the exons ATGATCTACACTGCGATTGACACCTTCTACCTGACGGACGAGCAGCTGCGGGACTCGCCGTCGCGGAAGGATGGGATCGACGAGGCCACCGAGACCGCGCTCCGTGTCTACGGATGCGACCTCATCCAGGAGAGCGGCATCCTCCTCAGGCT ACCACAAGCAGTGATGGCCACAGCACAAGTATTGTTCCATCGCTTTTACTGCAAGAAATCATTTGTTCGATTTAGTGCAAAG AGAGTTGCTGCTAGCTGTGTTTGGCTGGCAGGGAAGTTGGAGGAGAGTCCTAGGAAATCGAAGCATATTATATTTGTATTCCACAGAATGGAATGCAGGAGAGAAAACTTGCCAATTGAATACTTAGATGTCTTTTCAAAG AAATACTCAGAACTGAGGCATGACCTGATAAGGACAGAACGACATCTGTTGAAGGAGATGGGTTTTATTTGCCATGTCGAACACCCCCATAAGTTCATATCGAACTACCTTGTAACACTTGAAGCCCCTGAGCTAACTCAAGAGGCATGGAACCTTGCCAATGATAG CTTGAGGACAACTCTGTGTGTGCGATTCAAGAGTGAAGTGGTAGCATGCGGAGTTGTGTATGCTGCAGCCAGGAGACGTGGTATTTCCCTTCCTGAGGATCCTCCGTGGTGGACTGTCTTCGATGCTGATGAAGCTGGAATTCAAGAAGTTTGCCGGGTTCTTGCTCACCTCTACAGCCTCCCCAAGTCGCAATACATACCAGTGTATAAAGACAATGATTCCTTTACTATTAGGACACCAGATCCACAGGCTTCAAAG GAAAGTCCTGCAAGTGCTGTTGCTAGTGATAAGGGTACTCCTGTACCCTCCAGTTCTAGCCAGGAGAAGGATTCAGTGACGAAGGCTGCACCAAACAAGGTCAAGGAAAAAAGTGACGACGAAGCTAAGCCATTGCTTGCTGAACTCAATGGAAAACAAGACCCGGCGGCGAGTTCGAAGAGTGAGAAATCAGAGTTGGGAGTTGACCGGAGTcgggaaagagaaagagaaagatcaAGAGGGCGGGACCGTGATGGCAGGGGTAGGGATTCTGATCGTGATAGTAGGGGCCGTGACTCGGATCGTGAAAGGGACAGGAGACGTCGTTCTAGGGAAAGAAGTTCAG GACATTCAGACAAGGAGAAGTCAAGGCGCCAGTCGTCACGAG ACCGGGGTGACTACTACAGT